The following proteins are co-located in the Leptospira weilii genome:
- a CDS encoding MOFRL family protein yields the protein MSKTNDAYAALKNHNSYEILKRADSLVFTGATGTNVNDIQLLWINPN from the coding sequence ATTTCCAAAACGAACGACGCGTACGCCGCTCTCAAAAACCATAACTCCTACGAAATTTTAAAGCGGGCCGATTCCTTGGTTTTTACAGGAGCTACCGGAACGAACGTGAATGATATTCAACTTTTATGGATAAATCCGAATTGA
- a CDS encoding sensor histidine kinase translates to MFKDTFSVLLIEDSNADYRLIQEYLGESQSPSFRISRSANFSAGLNIISSENPDLVVLDLSLPDRAGLDALSEIKRKFPQIPVIICSGAEDEEITVNALQIGAQDYVYKGRFDSYSLSRSLVFAYERNRLALELEKKNVFEQENDERYRLFFQYNPHPAFLFEHDSLEILEVNQAVLEKYGYKEKDLIGKTIMEIFAPSDFERVRQEIISFKFGVNRASSFVHKKREGEELIVDTTVYKFRYRNQILDLAVVTDITEMVRNRESILATLAEKDTLIQEIHHRVKNNMQIMVSLLNLQADNAMSRNLTSKELYSLLKDTESRVFSMSLVHNELYKSSNLSHVDFHSYLNMLLENLWNLYGVDPNIKHSVEARGLILSMNIAISLGLIVCELVTNAIKHAFSERYQGMLRIVALSESGTVIVTIEDNGKGIPEEFVNMDHDTLGLQLVSILTKQIQGKLKLETLNPGTRFEVRFPEQK, encoded by the coding sequence ATGTTTAAAGACACTTTTTCAGTCCTTTTAATCGAAGATTCGAATGCGGATTATAGATTGATTCAGGAGTATTTAGGCGAATCTCAGAGTCCTTCCTTTCGAATTAGCCGTAGCGCCAACTTTTCCGCAGGGTTGAATATCATCTCTAGCGAAAATCCCGATTTAGTGGTGTTGGACCTTTCTCTTCCCGATCGGGCCGGTTTGGATGCGTTATCCGAAATCAAAAGGAAGTTCCCTCAAATTCCGGTGATTATTTGTAGCGGGGCCGAAGATGAGGAGATTACCGTGAACGCTCTTCAAATTGGAGCGCAAGATTATGTTTATAAAGGTAGGTTCGATTCTTACTCTTTGAGTCGTTCTCTCGTTTTCGCTTATGAAAGAAATCGCCTCGCCTTGGAACTCGAAAAGAAAAATGTCTTCGAACAAGAAAACGATGAAAGATATCGTTTGTTTTTTCAATACAATCCTCATCCGGCTTTTTTATTCGAACACGATTCTTTGGAGATTTTGGAAGTGAATCAGGCTGTTCTCGAAAAATACGGATATAAAGAGAAGGACTTGATTGGAAAAACTATTATGGAGATTTTCGCGCCTTCCGATTTCGAAAGAGTAAGACAGGAAATCATTTCCTTTAAGTTCGGAGTCAATCGGGCGTCTTCTTTCGTTCATAAAAAAAGGGAAGGGGAAGAATTGATCGTAGACACCACAGTTTACAAGTTCCGTTATCGAAACCAGATTTTGGATCTGGCGGTTGTCACCGACATTACCGAAATGGTTCGTAATCGGGAATCGATTCTTGCTACGTTGGCGGAAAAGGACACTTTGATTCAGGAGATTCATCATAGGGTCAAAAACAATATGCAGATCATGGTTTCTCTTTTGAATCTTCAAGCGGACAATGCGATGTCTAGAAATCTCACCTCGAAGGAACTTTACAGTTTGTTAAAGGATACGGAAAGTAGGGTATTTTCGATGTCTTTGGTCCACAACGAGCTTTATAAGTCCAGTAATCTCTCGCATGTAGACTTCCATAGTTATCTGAATATGCTTTTGGAAAATCTTTGGAATTTATACGGTGTGGATCCAAATATCAAACATTCGGTCGAAGCTCGCGGTTTGATCTTAAGTATGAATATCGCGATTTCGCTCGGTCTCATCGTATGCGAACTCGTCACAAACGCGATCAAACACGCTTTTTCGGAAAGATATCAGGGCATGTTGCGTATCGTCGCGCTTTCCGAATCGGGAACTGTGATCGTAACGATTGAAGACAATGGAAAGGGGATTCCCGAAGAATTTGTGAATATGGATCACGACACTCTCGGCTTACAGCTTGTCAGTATTCTTACCAAACAAATTCAAGGAAAATTGAAATTGGAAACTTTAAATCCGGGAACCAGATTTGAAGTCCGATTCCCGGAACAAAAATGA
- a CDS encoding sensor histidine kinase produces the protein MTESEFQVLSHLQAPIGVLNGDLRIIICNSSFVKLCSFSDSGELKNQKLGQILAFQNSSLLEKFKNCKLEETIFFRERFLNSFRKEIDLKGALTRQKLGNKEFFFLEVLDSSSDFNLKTKEREIAAIVSKVYHDLQEPIRSQTTFLRLLSDKYSNGLNEKGKEFLQISIDSAQRLWSRINGLLSFLRIEKEKNVFKTLSLKEIIEETLTSFEGDFLKIGARVNVEGNFPKIVGNSFLLKELFSNLFSNSIQFRNTDVACKLFISYSEEAQFHIVRVRDNGIGIDRLEKNYFIDLFKKYHLSEELSGPGTGLFFCKRIAELHGGSIEIETDRTSGFGVIVRFLREFKLEQL, from the coding sequence ATGACCGAATCCGAATTTCAGGTTTTGTCTCATTTACAAGCACCAATTGGTGTTTTGAATGGGGATTTGCGTATTATAATATGCAATTCTTCTTTTGTAAAACTCTGTTCTTTCTCCGATTCGGGAGAACTCAAAAACCAAAAGCTGGGGCAGATACTCGCATTTCAAAATTCTTCTCTTTTAGAAAAATTTAAAAATTGTAAATTAGAAGAAACGATTTTTTTCAGAGAACGATTTCTGAATTCTTTCCGAAAAGAAATCGATCTCAAAGGCGCTTTGACCCGACAAAAGCTGGGAAACAAGGAATTTTTCTTTTTGGAGGTTTTAGATTCGTCCTCGGATTTCAATTTAAAAACCAAGGAGAGAGAAATTGCGGCGATTGTTTCTAAAGTCTATCACGATTTGCAGGAGCCGATTCGAAGTCAGACTACGTTTTTAAGGTTGTTATCCGATAAATATTCGAACGGGTTAAACGAGAAAGGAAAGGAATTTTTGCAGATCAGCATAGATTCCGCACAACGCCTTTGGAGTCGAATTAACGGTTTACTTTCATTTTTGAGAATTGAAAAAGAAAAGAACGTTTTTAAAACTCTTTCTCTGAAAGAAATTATAGAAGAAACTCTTACATCGTTCGAAGGAGACTTCCTGAAGATTGGTGCTCGGGTGAACGTCGAAGGGAACTTTCCTAAGATTGTAGGAAATTCCTTTCTTTTAAAGGAACTTTTTTCGAATCTCTTTTCGAATTCGATCCAATTCAGAAATACGGACGTCGCTTGCAAACTTTTCATTTCTTATTCCGAAGAAGCTCAGTTTCACATCGTTCGCGTTAGAGACAACGGAATCGGCATTGATAGATTGGAAAAAAATTATTTCATAGATTTATTCAAAAAATATCATTTATCGGAGGAGTTGTCCGGGCCGGGAACCGGATTGTTTTTTTGTAAAAGGATCGCGGAACTTCACGGAGGAAGTATAGAGATAGAAACCGATCGAACTTCCGGTTTTGGAGTGATCGTCCGTTTTCTTCGAGAGTTTAAGTTAGAACAATTATAG
- a CDS encoding GGDEF domain-containing response regulator has product MNSILILDDAQENCMLMQGILRKSGYKNTYTSQSPEEVINWLNLKSQDPPQKECSLILLDILLPGVTGFEILELIREKKELKDIPVIMITALKESNVLQKAFDSGAIDYVIKPFDATELLARVRSALRLFEEMTRRKEREKELEKLTDQLQEVNSYLVAISRTDSLTGLYNRRYFDEILTTEWKRCWRTGASIALIMLDIDHFKLYNDTYGHQGGDQCLKQVARAIRDCARRAGDVAARYGGEEFAVILPETNESNAVVVSRNILENVEKMAIPHLASKTNSIVTVSIGMATLSPSPENSITELIERADKALYLAKEEGRNCLRFYPQSD; this is encoded by the coding sequence ATGAATTCCATTCTTATTTTAGACGACGCACAAGAGAATTGTATGTTGATGCAAGGTATCTTGAGAAAGTCGGGATACAAGAATACGTATACGAGCCAATCTCCGGAGGAAGTCATCAACTGGTTGAATTTAAAAAGCCAGGACCCTCCTCAAAAAGAATGTTCTTTGATTCTTTTGGACATTCTTCTCCCCGGAGTTACTGGATTTGAAATTCTCGAATTGATCCGCGAAAAAAAGGAATTAAAGGATATTCCGGTTATCATGATTACCGCATTGAAAGAATCGAATGTCTTACAGAAAGCGTTTGATTCGGGTGCGATCGATTACGTCATAAAACCGTTCGATGCGACCGAACTTTTGGCGCGGGTTCGTTCCGCCCTTCGACTTTTCGAGGAAATGACTCGAAGAAAAGAGAGGGAAAAAGAGTTGGAAAAACTCACCGATCAGCTTCAAGAAGTGAATTCTTATCTCGTCGCGATTTCGAGAACGGATTCCCTTACGGGACTTTATAATCGGCGATACTTCGACGAGATTTTGACGACGGAATGGAAACGATGTTGGAGAACCGGCGCCAGTATTGCTCTCATCATGTTGGACATTGATCATTTTAAACTTTATAACGATACCTACGGACATCAAGGCGGAGATCAATGTTTGAAACAAGTGGCACGTGCAATTAGAGACTGCGCTAGAAGGGCGGGGGACGTGGCCGCAAGATACGGAGGAGAGGAATTTGCGGTCATTCTTCCGGAGACAAACGAATCGAATGCGGTGGTCGTAAGTCGGAATATTTTGGAAAACGTGGAAAAGATGGCGATTCCACATTTGGCTTCGAAAACGAATTCGATTGTAACGGTCAGTATCGGAATGGCTACTTTAAGTCCGAGCCCCGAAAATTCCATCACCGAACTGATTGAAAGAGCAGATAAAGCGCTTTATTTAGCGAAAGAGGAAGGAAGAAACTGTCTTCGATTTTATCCTCAAAGCGATTGA
- the panC gene encoding pantoate--beta-alanine ligase, with amino-acid sequence MIICRTPEEVSVQVCRWKAEGKKVGFVPTMGYLHEGHASLFDECLSRADKTVVSIFVNPAQFNDPEDYAKYPVNTDGDLKICESSKVDLVFLPEKETMYPDGIPVVVLQIPHLMRNLCAVSRPGHFEGVLLVISRLFHFVKPDFAFFGKKDYQQYLLVKEFCKILAFPIEVIGCETIRSDKGLALSSRNSRLSEDEKEESLLISRALKLGETQILSGIKDPLLVRDIMKDVLDSSPKIRLDYLEVLNADTLESLEILEGNILLAAAVFIGSVRLIDNRTLRVAFT; translated from the coding sequence ATGATTATTTGTAGAACTCCAGAGGAGGTTTCGGTTCAGGTCTGCAGGTGGAAAGCGGAGGGTAAAAAGGTGGGTTTTGTGCCCACGATGGGTTATCTTCACGAAGGTCACGCAAGTTTGTTCGACGAATGTCTGTCCAGGGCGGATAAAACCGTAGTTTCGATTTTCGTAAACCCAGCTCAGTTCAACGATCCCGAAGATTATGCGAAGTATCCGGTCAATACGGATGGGGATCTGAAAATCTGCGAATCCAGTAAAGTGGATCTTGTTTTTTTGCCCGAAAAGGAAACGATGTATCCAGATGGAATTCCGGTTGTCGTATTACAAATTCCTCATTTAATGAGAAATCTTTGTGCGGTTTCCAGGCCGGGTCATTTCGAAGGCGTGCTTCTTGTGATTTCTAGGCTGTTTCACTTCGTGAAGCCTGATTTTGCGTTCTTTGGTAAAAAGGACTATCAACAATATCTTCTCGTCAAAGAATTTTGTAAAATTCTCGCGTTTCCGATTGAAGTTATCGGCTGTGAAACGATTCGTTCCGATAAAGGATTGGCTCTCAGTTCCAGAAACTCCCGTCTGAGCGAAGACGAGAAAGAGGAATCTCTTTTGATCTCCAGAGCTTTGAAACTCGGGGAAACTCAGATTCTTTCCGGAATAAAAGATCCGCTTCTCGTTCGGGATATCATGAAGGATGTTTTGGATTCTTCGCCTAAGATTCGTCTGGATTACCTGGAAGTTTTGAATGCGGATACTCTGGAGTCTTTGGAGATCTTAGAGGGGAACATCCTTCTTGCGGCCGCCGTTTTTATCGGGTCCGTGCGTCTGATCGACAATCGGACCTTACGCGTGGCTTTTACATGA
- the hisD gene encoding histidinol dehydrogenase, which produces MAIQILQVDLKNRSVLNPILERAREDLSSTLSLVKPIIEDVKSRGNEALREYTRKFDGVVPGSFVLDLSQLNPKIDLKLERALNKAAENIKAFHQIQIPEDKEIIVHGNRLGIRHTPVESVSVYAPGGKALYPSTILMGVIPAQLAGVKNIQIVTPPQQGFLPDGLIAAAKIAGADRVILAGGAQGIAAVSYGTETIPASEFVIGPGNKFVTAAKVFLSGQGVIGIDSPAGPSEVLVVADDSANPIWVASDLLSQAEHGEDSVAILCTDSLSFAEKVRAEVEKALLERPKRGGIKRKSIEDHGRIFVFSNLEECFAFSNLFAPEHLEIQTRNFREDLKKIRHAGSVFLGNYSPVAMGDYISGTNHILPTAGAARIYSSLGVSTFLKKVTWQEVSKESLEDLYPHVKVLSEFEGLDEEHGTSVKIRI; this is translated from the coding sequence ATGGCAATACAGATTCTACAAGTCGATTTGAAAAATCGGTCGGTTTTGAACCCGATTTTAGAACGTGCCAGAGAGGATTTGAGTTCTACTTTGAGCCTCGTAAAACCGATCATTGAGGACGTGAAAAGTCGAGGGAACGAGGCTCTTCGGGAATACACCCGTAAGTTCGACGGTGTCGTTCCGGGTTCTTTCGTTTTAGACCTTTCCCAATTGAATCCTAAGATTGATTTGAAATTGGAGCGAGCTCTAAACAAAGCGGCGGAGAATATCAAAGCCTTCCATCAGATCCAAATTCCGGAAGATAAAGAAATTATAGTTCACGGAAATCGCCTCGGAATCCGCCATACCCCCGTCGAATCGGTTTCCGTTTATGCCCCCGGCGGAAAGGCGTTGTATCCTTCCACAATTTTGATGGGTGTAATTCCCGCTCAACTTGCGGGAGTGAAAAATATTCAAATCGTTACTCCTCCGCAACAAGGTTTTTTACCGGATGGTCTCATCGCGGCCGCAAAGATTGCTGGTGCGGATCGTGTTATTCTTGCAGGAGGCGCCCAAGGAATTGCGGCGGTTTCTTATGGAACCGAAACGATTCCCGCCTCCGAATTTGTAATCGGTCCCGGAAACAAATTCGTGACCGCCGCAAAAGTTTTTTTGAGCGGTCAAGGTGTGATCGGTATCGACAGCCCCGCCGGTCCGAGCGAGGTTTTAGTCGTAGCGGATGATTCCGCAAATCCTATTTGGGTGGCGTCGGATCTTTTATCCCAAGCCGAACACGGAGAGGATTCGGTTGCGATCCTTTGCACGGACTCTTTGTCCTTTGCCGAAAAGGTTCGCGCGGAGGTAGAGAAGGCTCTTCTGGAAAGGCCTAAACGAGGCGGAATAAAACGGAAATCCATCGAAGACCACGGAAGAATATTTGTTTTTTCTAATTTAGAAGAATGTTTTGCGTTTTCGAATTTATTCGCGCCCGAACATCTGGAAATCCAGACAAGAAATTTTAGGGAAGACCTGAAAAAGATCCGTCACGCGGGGTCGGTCTTTTTAGGAAACTATTCTCCCGTTGCCATGGGGGATTATATCAGCGGGACCAATCATATTCTTCCTACCGCGGGCGCCGCGAGAATTTATTCTTCCCTCGGAGTTTCCACATTCTTAAAGAAAGTCACATGGCAGGAAGTTTCAAAGGAATCACTCGAAGATCTTTATCCCCACGTCAAGGTCCTTTCCGAATTCGAAGGTCTGGACGAAGAACACGGAACTTCCGTAAAAATTAGAATTTAA
- a CDS encoding exodeoxyribonuclease III: MKLISLNCNGIRSSLEKGLGDYIRDRKPDFICFQETKAMQEQVSSSLWEESGYTPVFHSAEKKGYSGVAVLYKKPPQKITIGLGDPFFDKEGRSIYLEYSNFALWNSYFPSGTTGDVRQAAKMKFLDLFQKEAIKRRKKQPNIILCGDINIAHTPQDIHDPKGNAKSSGFLPEEREWLSGFLAQGWVDTFRYLYPEKQEYSWWTFRAGARAKNKGWRIDYFFVTEELKKNVKSQSIYTDKPLSDHAPLEFEIKL; this comes from the coding sequence ATGAAACTCATCTCTCTCAATTGCAACGGAATCAGATCCTCTCTCGAAAAAGGACTTGGCGATTATATTCGGGATAGAAAACCGGACTTTATCTGTTTTCAGGAAACAAAGGCGATGCAGGAACAGGTTTCTTCTTCTCTTTGGGAAGAAAGTGGATATACTCCCGTGTTCCACAGCGCGGAAAAGAAAGGATATAGCGGAGTCGCCGTTCTTTACAAAAAACCTCCCCAGAAAATTACGATCGGGCTCGGAGATCCGTTCTTCGATAAAGAAGGAAGAAGTATCTATTTGGAATATTCGAATTTTGCTCTTTGGAACTCTTATTTTCCTTCTGGGACAACGGGAGACGTACGCCAAGCCGCAAAGATGAAATTTCTGGACCTCTTTCAAAAGGAAGCTATCAAAAGAAGAAAAAAACAACCCAACATCATACTCTGCGGAGACATAAACATCGCGCACACTCCTCAGGATATTCACGATCCGAAAGGAAATGCAAAAAGTAGCGGATTTTTACCGGAAGAAAGAGAATGGTTGAGCGGATTTTTAGCTCAGGGTTGGGTGGACACCTTCCGTTATCTTTATCCGGAAAAACAAGAGTATTCTTGGTGGACATTTCGAGCGGGAGCCAGGGCTAAAAACAAAGGATGGAGAATAGATTACTTTTTTGTAACGGAAGAATTGAAAAAGAACGTAAAAAGCCAATCGATTTATACAGACAAACCGCTTTCCGACCACGCTCCATTGGAATTTGAAATCAAACTATAG
- a CDS encoding four-helix bundle copper-binding protein — translation MLTRKELITQSAALLAFASAGSLLAKESNHKHPGSKKSENNLSKKLDKKILEAASKCALSSEICLTHCDESLSSGDTMLADCLKAVKDTLVLCKAFVSLGSSHSPFAKEIAATCIRACEVCEKECRVHESHHEICKNCADSCRECIMELKRVV, via the coding sequence ATGTTAACTAGAAAAGAACTAATCACTCAATCTGCAGCTTTGCTGGCATTCGCGTCCGCAGGTTCGCTTTTAGCGAAAGAATCCAATCATAAACATCCGGGATCAAAAAAATCCGAGAACAACCTCTCCAAGAAACTGGACAAAAAAATTCTCGAAGCGGCGTCCAAGTGCGCTTTAAGCTCGGAAATTTGTCTCACGCACTGCGACGAAAGCCTTTCCTCTGGAGATACGATGCTTGCAGACTGCTTAAAAGCGGTAAAAGATACTTTGGTGCTTTGCAAAGCCTTCGTAAGTTTGGGTTCCTCTCATTCCCCCTTTGCAAAGGAAATTGCCGCAACCTGTATCAGGGCCTGTGAAGTCTGTGAAAAGGAATGTAGAGTTCACGAATCCCATCATGAAATCTGCAAAAACTGTGCGGACAGTTGTAGAGAATGTATCATGGAACTCAAAAGAGTTGTCTAA
- a CDS encoding LIC13259 family plasminogen/vitronectin/complement-binding protein, whose amino-acid sequence MKQKIIIFSFFCLILAGFSEAKSILPTRPTILSELDRIHKSFLNGKEVFADPLIASLQQEAARDSSIAPALKAAEKLKNSVDEKAKLEAYAELSEALKDYIQKDESTGFHVFYCPMVKKKWIASGDKVQNPYDSSMKSCGKKI is encoded by the coding sequence ATGAAGCAGAAAATCATAATATTCTCTTTTTTTTGTCTTATACTGGCAGGTTTTTCGGAAGCGAAATCGATCCTCCCCACAAGACCTACGATCTTATCCGAATTGGATCGGATTCATAAATCCTTTTTAAACGGAAAAGAAGTATTCGCGGATCCGTTGATCGCTTCCCTTCAACAGGAAGCGGCCAGGGATTCCTCCATTGCACCCGCCCTAAAAGCGGCGGAGAAACTCAAAAACTCAGTCGATGAAAAAGCGAAACTGGAAGCCTATGCGGAACTTTCGGAAGCTTTAAAGGATTATATTCAAAAAGATGAATCTACGGGGTTTCACGTTTTTTACTGCCCCATGGTAAAAAAGAAATGGATCGCATCCGGAGATAAGGTCCAAAATCCTTATGATTCTTCCATGAAAAGTTGCGGAAAAAAAATATAA